Genomic DNA from Candidatus Koribacter versatilis Ellin345:
CGATAGGGTGGGGACTTTTGAGCCCTGTCATCCTGAGCGGAGTTTCGCGAAGCGAAACGCAGTCGAAGGATCCCTATCGCTACCCAAATATCCCAGTACTTCACCGCTTCTCTTCTTCCACACTCTTCAGCATCGCATTCACTTCTTCGGCATGCTTCCCGTGCGGCTCCAACTCAAGATACTTGCGCAGTCCACTCTCAATTGCCGAAAACGCAGGCGGTTCCTTCGCCACACCGAGCAATCGGATCTGGCAATATGCACGTAAGTAATAAAGCTCAGCATTCGCCGGCTCTTCTTGCAGCACAGAGCTTAAGGCACGAACTGCGCCCTCGAAATCCGTAGCCGTATTGTCGCTCTCGCCGTTCTGGATTTTCTGCACCAGCATCATGCCGTGGTTCCGCTCATAGAGCACGCGATGCTCCGGGTTCATCTTCTCCGCCAGCATCATGTCGTGATCAACTTCATTCCATCGTTTCAGTACGACCAGCGCCTGCGCGCGATTGTTGTAATACGCACCCACTTCTTTGAGCGCAAGCGCCTTCCCGTACGCCGCAGCGCAATCTTCAAACTTGCTAGCGTGGCAATACGCACTCGCCAACTGCGCCCACACCATGTCGTACTTCGCGCCCGATGACTCAGCGTTCGCCTTCAGCGTCGCAATCGCTCCGGCCCAGTCTCCATTCTGTCCTTGCTTTTGCGCCTGCTCGATTGCCGTTCGTACCGCTACGGTCTGCGCGTCATCTCCCACTACCACCGGCGTAAAGTCGTCTGGAGAAGTGTCTCCACCGAGCGTCTCCGCCTGGCGTGTTTCGCGCTTCACCTCGATGGAATGTTTTGCCAGGTCCAGCGCCAACTGCTGCGGCCGCGAACTCCAGCTAATCGCGATCGCCGGAAATTCCATCGCCACCTGGTTGCCGCGCAATACTGTCACCGAGTACGCACCCGGATCCACGCCGCCGAAGAAGAACTTCCCCTTCGCGTCGGTCTTCACGGAAAAGCGATGGCCGTTGTGCTTGTCGAGAAATTTCAGTTCGGCGTTGGCGAGGGGGTTGCCGGCTTCGTCCAGACAAGTGCCTTCGATCTGCGCCAGCCACACCCCGGCAAAAGTTACGCCAGCGAGCAGCATCACCATCGCGACATGGCGGAGCATCTTCATTCGATGGTCACTCCATACATCGCTTCCCCACGAACGATCAGTCCGTCTTCGTGGAAGCGCATGATCTCCATCGCGCGGCTCGCACGCCCATTCAATCGCGACGTGTACAGCACCGCGATCTCGCGCTCGCCCGGCCCGACGAACACACTGTCGAGCGTGAATCGGATGTCGTTGATCTGCTTGAGCGCCGTCTCCCAGTAGTTGCGCAGCTCCGCTTTGCCTTTCAGCACGCTGCGCCCCACAAACTGCTGCGCCTTCGGACTGATGAACTCCACATCGTCGGCGAAGTGCGCCAGCACC
This window encodes:
- a CDS encoding nuclear transport factor 2 family protein, with translation MTREQAHEFATQWAAAWNRRDVEAVLAHFADDVEFISPKAQQFVGRSVLKGKAELRNYWETALKQINDIRFTLDSVFVGPGEREIAVLYTSRLNGRASRAMEIMRFHEDGLIVRGEAMYGVTIE
- a CDS encoding carboxypeptidase-like regulatory domain-containing protein; this translates as MKMLRHVAMVMLLAGVTFAGVWLAQIEGTCLDEAGNPLANAELKFLDKHNGHRFSVKTDAKGKFFFGGVDPGAYSVTVLRGNQVAMEFPAIAISWSSRPQQLALDLAKHSIEVKRETRQAETLGGDTSPDDFTPVVVGDDAQTVAVRTAIEQAQKQGQNGDWAGAIATLKANAESSGAKYDMVWAQLASAYCHASKFEDCAAAYGKALALKEVGAYYNNRAQALVVLKRWNEVDHDMMLAEKMNPEHRVLYERNHGMMLVQKIQNGESDNTATDFEGAVRALSSVLQEEPANAELYYLRAYCQIRLLGVAKEPPAFSAIESGLRKYLELEPHGKHAEEVNAMLKSVEEEKR